In Artemia franciscana unplaced genomic scaffold, ASM3288406v1 Scaffold_1760, whole genome shotgun sequence, one genomic interval encodes:
- the LOC136042685 gene encoding uncharacterized protein LOC136042685, which translates to MADNPDTAKKGRWCSGRPSSCKSLSQCSPWYLDILRGPSISCPGGGAFSICCPSIFFNRAVSAMTKKPSAFSEDGRVLLPKMSEHGKKIVASSARLSRSQASKGKKTKQQTDFAKSTDLALSVVDAARALKAKNGLNPVQTGIGLQRFDVRETVLRFEQFLLNHSAPFLANIELWMVLVTIGFNQIGVKQEHQWKGFCYLLTQMVSLFLISLQFNGVPTWQEIRSPGHKNLINNVKIVHIYP; encoded by the exons gtcgaCCAAGCTCTTGTAAATCCCTGTCACAGTGTTCTCCCTGGTATTTGGATATATTAAGAGGACCTTCAATATCATGTCCTGGGGGTGGTGCTTTTAGTATTTGCTGTCCAAGTATATTCTTTAACAGAG CCGTTTCTGCAATGACAAAGAAGCCGTCTGCATTTTCGGAAGACGGTAGAGTTCTGCTGCCAAAAATGAGTGAACACGGAAAGAAAATTGTT GCGTCATCTGCAAGACTTTCAAGGTCACAGGCATCAAAAGGAAAGAAGACAAAGCAACAAACTGATTTTGCGAAAAGTACGGATTTAGCGCTTAGTGTAGTTGATGCTGCAAGAGCCCTCAAAG cgAAAAATGGCTTGAATCCAGTACAAACAGGCATCGGTTTGCAGCGATTTGATGTACGAGAAACAGTTCTGCGTTTTGAACAGTTCCTGCTCAACCATTCTGCTCCTTTTCTAGCAAATATAGAACTATGGATGGTTCTTGTAACAATAGGCTTCAACCAAATTGGGGTAAAGCAGGAACACCAGTGGAAAGGATTTTGCTACCTTCTTACGCAGATGGTAAGCTTATTTTTAATCTCATTGCAGTTTAATGGCGTTCCTACCTGGCAAGAAATCAGGAGTCCAGGCCATAAAAATCTCATAAATAATGTGAAAATTGTTCATATTTatccttaa